From the Esox lucius isolate fEsoLuc1 chromosome 21, fEsoLuc1.pri, whole genome shotgun sequence genome, one window contains:
- the LOC105019505 gene encoding myelin-associated glycoprotein yields the protein MASPQNMFIIGLFMTSVLIVFSQRHLITTMPERLVVLSNSCVQIPCTFDIPEDKRNDFKNTVKISGVWIKDYHKVDLKNVIFNSSKNDNRYQGKITGNMSQKNCTTVFFNVTTSYTNKYYFRIESKPYSATDHEKYVQINVQDSPEQPDMTFLGDIKEGTPVSLNCSAVAPCPEHPPKLIWTLPTNSTFENQIQENTNQTITVLSTVIFIPSYHHNDKNITCTAVYPVGTSFKTVELTWTLHVIRQENSKVCWIVKGTLLVVLLILLISFLGWRKSKLPGGLEWTNNQVEQVNDNQVHANQATTRKKPAELEGLRSTTVRSTSNTKRPQLQPRTETS from the exons ATGGCTTCTCCTCAGAACATGTTCATCATTGGCCTCTTCATGACGA GTGTTTTGATTGTGTTTTCACAACGACATTTGATCACCACAATGCCAGAGAGATTGGTTGTACTGAGTAACTCCTGTGTGCAAATCCCATGTACATTTGATATTCCGGAAGACAAAAGAAATGattttaaaaatacagtaaaGATCTCAGGAGTGTGGATTAAAGATTACCATAAGGTTGATCTGAAAAATGTGATATTTAACAGCAGTAAAAATGACAACAGGTATCAAGGCAAGATAACTGGAAACATGTCCCAGAAGAACTGCACCACAGTGTTCTTCAATGTAACCACCAGTTACACTAATAAGTACTACTTCAGAATTGAGAGTAAACCATACAGTGCAACAGACCATGAAAAGTATGTTCAGATCAATGTCCAGG ATTCACCTGAACAACCTGACATGACATTCTTAGGTGACATAAAGGAAGGGACTCCTGTCAGTTTAAATTGTTCTGCTGTTGCTCCCTGTCCTGAACACCCGCCTAAACTAATATGGACTCTCCCAACAAACTCCACATTTGAGAACCAAATCCAGGAGAATACAAATCAAACAATAACAGTTCTATCCACGGTGATCTTCATTCCATCATACCATCATAATGACAAGAACATAACTTGTACTGCAGTCTACCCAGTAGGGACAAGCTTCAAGACAGTTGAACTTACCTGGACACTCCATGTCATAA GGCAAGAAAACTCAAAGGTCTGTTGGATTGTTAAAGGAACTTTGTTGGTCGTTCTGCTTATATTGCTCATCTCTTTCCTTGGATg GAGAAAATCCAAGCTCCCTGGTGGACTTGAATGGACAAATAATCAAGTAGAACAG GTCAATGATAACCAGGTGCACGCTAACCAGGCTACGACCAGAAAGAAACCAGCAGAACTTGAAGGCCTGAGATCAACTACCGTTAGATCGACTTCAAACACAAAGAGACCCCAGCTACAGCCCAGGACAGAGACCAGCTAG